A portion of the Gossypium arboreum isolate Shixiya-1 chromosome 8, ASM2569848v2, whole genome shotgun sequence genome contains these proteins:
- the LOC108474414 gene encoding uncharacterized protein LOC108474414 isoform X1 produces MAENSILCSASSLILSLFTLFSCLFGHGNSIEQLAGYNTFTISSFKYPETQIRPFDMRYIRVDLPPWFSSMSIALKSSVNLDIKSVEKVPKSALPMICFREGSLPLPDVSNTSLGELVALSNSSFEGTQVLQNSEQCYPVPRNMTMKLTNEQISARVLYFGLFNGVGPTRTQSKMIVRGPSYSFAANISVEGCITSSMQGQYCNQTVELLSCGLSRNNSGNDSASGFFNQSMLSCRNNFETSCLGDEEMKIYTLEILRVAEFLTISAENVRLRPVNNSGNSSGIDLMCFARYGAMASATLHDFSGNLNKSPLVINSPKVGQWYISILALNLSKETGGSQSNVSKVCYSLELQELECPLGKAGPNCLSERYMLQTVLRKDSTPFESYFLPYGEKVMSDAANFLLEPLLSNYSFGGLDTWTYFILDIPHGAAGGNLHIRLTSDRKLNYEIYVRNGGLTSLVNWDYYYVNKTSNSHGSMFFALYSSSEEKADFYILYVTEGTWNIALRNLNSTDGTSNRQTTMSVSLERCPKRCSYHGDCKSALDASGLTSYSFCACDRTHGGFDCSIEIVSHQGHIWQSIALIASNAAAVLPAFWALRQKAFAEWVIYTSSGISSGLYHACDVGTWCALSFGVLQFFDFWLSFLAVVSTFVYLTTIGEVYKRAIHTVVAILTALMAITKATRPSNVILVMAIGALALLVGWLIEFSTKYRSLSFSMDLCLNSLERKLSTVSFNCRRRIREWVNSLVKTIMKRFRWGFLLAGFIALAMAAISRDLENSQNYWIWHSVWHVTIYTSSFFFLCSKVITINSGNGRPTDANYQLTRQDSLSRG; encoded by the exons ATGGCAGAAAATTCGATTCTTTGCTCTGCTTCTAGCTTGATTCTAagtcttttcactctcttttctTGTTTATTTGGGCACGGTAATTCAATTGAGCAACTTGCCGGATATAACACCTTTACTATATCTAGCTTCAAATACCCAGAAACCCAGATCAGACCCTTTGATATGCGCTATATACGAG TTGATTTACCTCCATGGTTCTCCTCAATGTCAATAGCATTGAAGTCAAGTGTCAACCTT GATATTAAAAGTGTTGAAAAAGTTCCTAAAAGTGCGCTGCCTATGATATGTTTCAGAGAAGGCAGCCTCCCATTGCCAGATGTCTCAAACACTTCATTAGGAG AACTAGTTGCACTATCTAACAGCTCTTTTGAAGGAACACAAGTGCTTCAAAATTCAGAGCAGTGTTATCCTGTACCAAGAAATATGACAATGAAGTTGACGAACGAGCAG ATATCTGCCAGGGTTTTGTATTTTGGTCTTTTCAATGGTGTTGGGCCTACAAGAACACAGTCAAAGATG ATTGTTCGAGGCCCTTCTTACTCCTTTGCAGCCAATATTAGCGTGGAAGGATGTATAACCTCATCAATGCAGGGGCAATATTGCAACCAAACTGTTGAACTGCTTTCATGTGGTCTATCTCGCAATAATTCTGGAAATGATTCAGCATCTGGGTTTTTCAATCAAAGCATGCTTTCATGCAGGAACAATTTTGAGACCTCTTGCCTTGGAGATGAAGAAATGAAAATATACACCTTAGAGATACTACGAGTAGCTGAATTTTTAACCATTTCAGCAGAAAATGTAAGGTTAAGACCTGTAAACAACTCTGGGAATAGTAGTGGAATTGACTTAATGTGCTTTGCTCGTTATGGTGCTATGGCTTCAGCTACTCTACATGATTTTTCTGGTAACTTAAATAAATCCCCTTTGGTCATTAACTCCCCAAAGGTTGGTCAATGGTATATTTCTATTCTAGCTCTGAATCTCTCGAAGGAAACTGGTGGATCTCAAAGTAATGTTTCAAAAGTTTGCTATTCCCTAGAACTACAAGAACTCGAATGTCCACTGGGGAAGGCTGGGCCAAATTGTTTATCCGAAAGATACATGCTTCAG ACGGTTCTCAGGAAAGACTCCACCCCTTTTGAGTCCTATTTTTTGCCATATGGTGAGAAAGTGATGTCGGATGCTGCCAATTTTCTTCTTGAGCCCCTTTTAAGCAACTACTCATTTGGAGGACTCGATACCTGGACTTATTTTATCCTGGACATTCCCCATGGTGCAGCTGGTGGAAATCTCCATATTCGGCTGACGTCAGATAGAAAGctaaattatgaaatatatgttagAAATGGTGGATTGACATCGCTTGTTAACTGGGACTATTATTATGTAAACAAGACAAGCAACAGTCATGGCTCCATGTTTTTCGCTTTGTACAGTTCAAGTGAAGAAAAGGCTGATTTTTACATCTTATATGTTACTGAAGGAACCTGGAATATTGCTTTAAGGAATCTAAACAGCACTGATGGCACTTCCAATAGGCAGACTACCATGTCTGTTTCACTTGAAAGATGCCCGAAAAGGTGCTCCTATCATGGTGATTGCAAATCTGCTCTTGATGCAAGTGGATTAACATCATACAG CTTTTGTGCCTGTGACCGTACCCATGGAGGCTTTGATTGTAGCATTGAGATTGTATCCCATCAAG GACACATATGGCAATCAATTGCTCTAATCGCGTCAAATGCTGCAGCTGTGCTTCCTGCTTTTTGGGCTCTCAGGCAGAAG GCTTTTGCAGAATGGGTGATCTACACATCAAGTGGAATTTCAAGTGGATTATATCATGCATGTGATGTGGGCACCTGGTGTGCATTATCATTTGGTGTCTTACAG TTTTTTGACTTTTGGCTCTCATTCTTGGCCGTGGTGAGCACCTTTGTTTACCTCACAACAATTGGTGAAGTTTATAAAAGGGCAATCCATACGGTTGTGGCTATCCTTACTGCCCTGATGGCCATAACTAAGGCAACCAG GCCCTCGAATGTTATTCTAGTGATGGCAATTGGAGCGCTAGCCCTTCTTGTTGGGTGGTTGATAGAATTCTCTACCAAGTATAGATCACTTTCCTTTTCAATGGATTTATGTCTAAATTCGCTTGAGAG AAAGCTGAGCACGGTTTCTTTTAACTGTAGACGGCGGATCAGAGAATGGGTGAACAGTCTTGTAAAAACCATAATGAAACGATTTCGTTGGGGTTTTCTGCTTGCTGGTTTTATAGCACTGGCCATGGCAGCAATAAGCAGGGATCTCGAGAACAGTCAAAACTACTGGATTTGGCACAG TGTTTGGCACGTCACCATATACACatcttccttcttcttcctcTGTTCAAAAGTAATCACCATAAACAGTGGGAACGGAAGACCCACAGATGCAAACTATCAGTTAACTCGCCAAGATTCTCTCTCAAGAGGTTaa
- the LOC108474414 gene encoding uncharacterized protein LOC108474414 isoform X2, protein MAENSILCSASSLILSLFTLFSCLFGHGNSIEQLAGYNTFTISSFKYPETQIRPFDMRYIRVDLPPWFSSMSIALKSSVNLDIKSVEKVPKSALPMICFREGSLPLPDVSNTSLGELVALSNSSFEGTQVLQNSEQCYPVPRNMTMKLTNEQISARVLYFGLFNGVGPTRTQSKMIVRGPSYSFAANISVEGCITSSMQGQYCNQTVELLSCGLSRNNSGNDSASGFFNQSMLSCRNNFETSCLGDEEMKIYTLEILRVAEFLTISAENVRLRPVNNSGNSSGIDLMCFARYGAMASATLHDFSGNLNKSPLVINSPKVGQWYISILALNLSKETGGSQSNVSKVCYSLELQELECPLGKAGPNCLSERYMLQTVLRKDSTPFESYFLPYGEKVMSDAANFLLEPLLSNYSFGGLDTWTYFILDIPHGAAGGNLHIRLTSDRKLNYEIYVRNGGLTSLVNWDYYYVNKTSNSHGSMFFALYSSSEEKADFYILYVTEGTWNIALRNLNSTDGTSNRQTTMSVSLERCPKRCSYHGDCKSALDASGLTSYSFCACDRTHGGFDCSIEIVSHQGHIWQSIALIASNAAAVLPAFWALRQKAFAEWVIYTSSGISSGLYHACDVGTWCALSFGVLQFFDFWLSFLAVVSTFVYLTTIGEVYKRAIHTVVAILTALMAITKATRPSNVILVMAIGALALLVGWLIEFSTKYRSLSFSMDLCLNSLERRRIREWVNSLVKTIMKRFRWGFLLAGFIALAMAAISRDLENSQNYWIWHSVWHVTIYTSSFFFLCSKVITINSGNGRPTDANYQLTRQDSLSRG, encoded by the exons ATGGCAGAAAATTCGATTCTTTGCTCTGCTTCTAGCTTGATTCTAagtcttttcactctcttttctTGTTTATTTGGGCACGGTAATTCAATTGAGCAACTTGCCGGATATAACACCTTTACTATATCTAGCTTCAAATACCCAGAAACCCAGATCAGACCCTTTGATATGCGCTATATACGAG TTGATTTACCTCCATGGTTCTCCTCAATGTCAATAGCATTGAAGTCAAGTGTCAACCTT GATATTAAAAGTGTTGAAAAAGTTCCTAAAAGTGCGCTGCCTATGATATGTTTCAGAGAAGGCAGCCTCCCATTGCCAGATGTCTCAAACACTTCATTAGGAG AACTAGTTGCACTATCTAACAGCTCTTTTGAAGGAACACAAGTGCTTCAAAATTCAGAGCAGTGTTATCCTGTACCAAGAAATATGACAATGAAGTTGACGAACGAGCAG ATATCTGCCAGGGTTTTGTATTTTGGTCTTTTCAATGGTGTTGGGCCTACAAGAACACAGTCAAAGATG ATTGTTCGAGGCCCTTCTTACTCCTTTGCAGCCAATATTAGCGTGGAAGGATGTATAACCTCATCAATGCAGGGGCAATATTGCAACCAAACTGTTGAACTGCTTTCATGTGGTCTATCTCGCAATAATTCTGGAAATGATTCAGCATCTGGGTTTTTCAATCAAAGCATGCTTTCATGCAGGAACAATTTTGAGACCTCTTGCCTTGGAGATGAAGAAATGAAAATATACACCTTAGAGATACTACGAGTAGCTGAATTTTTAACCATTTCAGCAGAAAATGTAAGGTTAAGACCTGTAAACAACTCTGGGAATAGTAGTGGAATTGACTTAATGTGCTTTGCTCGTTATGGTGCTATGGCTTCAGCTACTCTACATGATTTTTCTGGTAACTTAAATAAATCCCCTTTGGTCATTAACTCCCCAAAGGTTGGTCAATGGTATATTTCTATTCTAGCTCTGAATCTCTCGAAGGAAACTGGTGGATCTCAAAGTAATGTTTCAAAAGTTTGCTATTCCCTAGAACTACAAGAACTCGAATGTCCACTGGGGAAGGCTGGGCCAAATTGTTTATCCGAAAGATACATGCTTCAG ACGGTTCTCAGGAAAGACTCCACCCCTTTTGAGTCCTATTTTTTGCCATATGGTGAGAAAGTGATGTCGGATGCTGCCAATTTTCTTCTTGAGCCCCTTTTAAGCAACTACTCATTTGGAGGACTCGATACCTGGACTTATTTTATCCTGGACATTCCCCATGGTGCAGCTGGTGGAAATCTCCATATTCGGCTGACGTCAGATAGAAAGctaaattatgaaatatatgttagAAATGGTGGATTGACATCGCTTGTTAACTGGGACTATTATTATGTAAACAAGACAAGCAACAGTCATGGCTCCATGTTTTTCGCTTTGTACAGTTCAAGTGAAGAAAAGGCTGATTTTTACATCTTATATGTTACTGAAGGAACCTGGAATATTGCTTTAAGGAATCTAAACAGCACTGATGGCACTTCCAATAGGCAGACTACCATGTCTGTTTCACTTGAAAGATGCCCGAAAAGGTGCTCCTATCATGGTGATTGCAAATCTGCTCTTGATGCAAGTGGATTAACATCATACAG CTTTTGTGCCTGTGACCGTACCCATGGAGGCTTTGATTGTAGCATTGAGATTGTATCCCATCAAG GACACATATGGCAATCAATTGCTCTAATCGCGTCAAATGCTGCAGCTGTGCTTCCTGCTTTTTGGGCTCTCAGGCAGAAG GCTTTTGCAGAATGGGTGATCTACACATCAAGTGGAATTTCAAGTGGATTATATCATGCATGTGATGTGGGCACCTGGTGTGCATTATCATTTGGTGTCTTACAG TTTTTTGACTTTTGGCTCTCATTCTTGGCCGTGGTGAGCACCTTTGTTTACCTCACAACAATTGGTGAAGTTTATAAAAGGGCAATCCATACGGTTGTGGCTATCCTTACTGCCCTGATGGCCATAACTAAGGCAACCAG GCCCTCGAATGTTATTCTAGTGATGGCAATTGGAGCGCTAGCCCTTCTTGTTGGGTGGTTGATAGAATTCTCTACCAAGTATAGATCACTTTCCTTTTCAATGGATTTATGTCTAAATTCGCTTGAGAG ACGGCGGATCAGAGAATGGGTGAACAGTCTTGTAAAAACCATAATGAAACGATTTCGTTGGGGTTTTCTGCTTGCTGGTTTTATAGCACTGGCCATGGCAGCAATAAGCAGGGATCTCGAGAACAGTCAAAACTACTGGATTTGGCACAG TGTTTGGCACGTCACCATATACACatcttccttcttcttcctcTGTTCAAAAGTAATCACCATAAACAGTGGGAACGGAAGACCCACAGATGCAAACTATCAGTTAACTCGCCAAGATTCTCTCTCAAGAGGTTaa
- the LOC108475727 gene encoding uncharacterized protein LOC108475727, with the protein MRIRKNKKLSWLIYPQGSRAESVLVCRLNQSPWDVNPLPQQPYSSYLHHRLEYEDSFNGNGGIGDSVGAVESEATMVGSKEQAIMKVGGMIIDDNGDNDEVKTAKKTQCQEEEALLQSSNNNSSSSSDSGNNMIPTSLTSKKADNQLTRSRRGSRARTSRRGGSSSASNLNDFYYYSGFGPSWGKRRHGGDKESEISKNLVEVANNDTVTTAQNNSTLSSSSQIDDNEEFDYVEEEQEEDDENEYSGEKRTRKPIKARSLKSLM; encoded by the exons ATGAGAATTCGAAAGAACAAGAAGCTATCGTGGTTGATATATCCGCAAGGTTCAAGGGCTGAGAGTGTTCTCGTTTGCCGGCTGAACCAGTCACCATGGGATGTGAATCCTTTACCTCAACAACCGTACTCTTCATATCTCCACCACCGA TTAGAATACGAAGATAGTTTTAACGGAAATGGGGGCATTGGCGATTCTGTCGGTGCTGTTGAGAG CGAGGCTACGATGGTGGGGAGTAAAGAGCAAGCGATTATGAAAGTGGGAGGCATGATTATCGATGATAATGGCGATAACGATGAGGTTAAAACAGCCAAGAAGACCCAATGCCAAGAAGAGGAGGCTTTGCTGCAATCTTCCAACAACAACAGCAGTAGCAGCAGCGATAGCGGAAACAATATGATTCCCACATCGTTGACCAGCAAGAAAGCCGATAATCAGTTGACTAGGAGCCGCCGTGGATCACGAGCCCGAACATCCAGGAGAGGTGGCTCATCATCGGCATCGAACCTGAATGATTTCTACTATTATTCTGGGTTTGGGCCGTCGTGGGGAAAAAGGAGACACGGCGGTGATAAAGAAAGCGAAATTAGCAAGAATCTCGTAGAGGTTGCAAACAACGACACTGTTACCACTGCCCAAAACAATTCGACGCTGTCGTCTTCTTCACAAATCGATGACAATGAGGAATTTGATTATGTCGAGGAGGAGCAGGAAGAGGATGACGAAAATGAATATAGTGGCGAGAAACGAACGAGAAAGCCCATTAAAGCAAGATCGTTAAAGTCACTaatgtga